A stretch of the Candidatus Woesearchaeota archaeon genome encodes the following:
- a CDS encoding RsmB/NOP family class I SAM-dependent RNA methyltransferase produces MDSDNEKERSHFDKWVDLKPEFIKRYTDLLGEEGFNCFNDYSNRYIRKSIRVNTLKISVKDLKKRLEPEWNLEQIPWCKEGFWITYRQGKRFDIGNLPEHQLGYIYVQDAASMLPPVVLKPEPGALLLDTCAAPGSKTSQAAAYMKNTGLIIANDMQGKRLSSLGINLQRCGVHNTIITKMDGTRILKQGEGFDFVMVDAPCSGTGTIRRNPKISSMWSPGLVKRMVRDQRKLAFHGFKLLKPGGVMVYSTCTLEPEENEGIVSDLLDMFENAELLDITLDINRSPVVVEFDGRVYNSEVYKCLRIYPQDNDSEGFFVAKIRKKI; encoded by the coding sequence ATGGATTCGGATAATGAAAAAGAAAGAAGTCATTTCGATAAATGGGTTGATTTGAAGCCTGAATTTATTAAAAGATATACTGATTTGCTTGGAGAGGAAGGTTTTAATTGTTTTAATGATTATTCTAATCGTTATATTAGAAAAAGTATTCGCGTTAATACTTTGAAAATTAGTGTTAAGGATTTGAAGAAGCGTCTTGAACCTGAATGGAACTTGGAGCAGATTCCTTGGTGCAAGGAAGGTTTTTGGATTACTTATAGGCAAGGTAAGCGTTTTGATATTGGTAATTTGCCGGAGCATCAGCTTGGTTATATTTATGTCCAGGATGCGGCAAGTATGTTACCTCCAGTCGTCTTAAAACCTGAACCTGGAGCGTTGCTGTTAGATACTTGCGCAGCTCCAGGGAGTAAAACGAGTCAAGCTGCAGCATATATGAAAAATACTGGTTTGATTATCGCTAATGATATGCAAGGTAAAAGATTGAGCAGTTTAGGGATTAATTTGCAGAGGTGCGGCGTTCATAATACAATTATTACTAAAATGGATGGAACTAGGATTTTGAAGCAAGGAGAGGGTTTTGATTTTGTCATGGTTGATGCTCCTTGTTCTGGTACTGGCACTATTAGAAGAAATCCTAAAATTTCTAGTATGTGGAGTCCAGGTCTTGTTAAAAGGATGGTCAGAGATCAAAGAAAACTTGCTTTTCATGGATTTAAATTGTTGAAACCAGGAGGCGTCATGGTTTATAGCACTTGCACTTTAGAGCCTGAAGAGAATGAAGGGATTGTTTCTGATTTGTTAGATATGTTTGAGAATGCTGAGCTTTTGGATATTACTTTGGACATTAATAGAAGTCCTGTCGTTGTTGAGTTTGATGGCAGAGTTTACAATTCTGAAGTTTATAAATGTCTTAGAATTTATCCTCAGGATAATGATAGTGAAGGTTTTTTTGTTGCTAAGATTAGAAAAAAAATATGA